The Oreochromis niloticus isolate F11D_XX linkage group LG18, O_niloticus_UMD_NMBU, whole genome shotgun sequence DNA window GTACTCTTTACTCAGGATGGCACGCACCTCAACTGTTTATGCCAAATGTCCTCCCTTAGCTGTCTCAGCATGTTACAGCCGAACTCCTCTGAACTCTGCTCCTCGCCACATTAGTTTGCTTTTTATTGGTAGAGAACTCGTTGAATCTCACCTGGTTTATATCACCGGGATGTCCAAAAGAGGATAACAGGAAGTTGAGCGCCACGTGGAGCAAGAATAACTAAAGCCAGCTCAAACTCCCCCGATTCACGGTACACTGGTGCCATGAATCAGGGCTCAAAACATTTCCAGGATCACAAAACAAGAGAGGTTTGATTATTTAAATAACAAACTAGAAGATAATTGGTGGTGGGTTCATTAAGTTAATTGAATGTATTTTCACACGAAGCTTGGTCCAGACTGTGGAGGTCGTTCAGAAGCTGTATTCTTGTGCTTTCTGACTGATTAATTTCTGCATTCCCACAAACGACCATCTGTTGGAGGAATTAGCTGACCACCATCAGTGCgaacatcttcagctctgctctGCCACAGAGCCGATGGTGAATGTGACACATAAATCACCTCCAGCCTTTCCAGTTGCTTATGTAGCGAAGCAGATGTCAGGTTTATTTACTAGCATTAGATctgctgtcatgtatatataatgaagaaaaagaggagaaagaagagagaagCCTGAATTGAAAAATGGTTTAAATCAGTGATTGATCGCCCTGTcggttttaatttttttaaacctctATTTAATACAGTACCCACCACTACTTCATACCAAAGATGCCCACTGTGTTTTATGCTAATTAATTCATTGTGTTGACAAGTGATGTGTTAGTACGCAAAGTTAGTACTTTGTGTGTTTCTGGAGCAAAATCCTCCATTAAGTAATTGCTTTAAGAAAAACTGCATGGAGCTGGATAAAACTATCTCTTGCACTGACCTCGACTTATTCACGTCATGCACTGATTTTAAATGACTGCTCATTGCACGTCCATTGCATCATTTTACCTTAAATATAACAAACAGGTTCCTCTCCCTCCTTCCATCTAGCCCCAttatatttctgcttttaacTCCAGCAGCTTTCTTCTCTGTTTATACTCACCCCGTCTTCCACAGAGATGTTTGTGGAGAATGTCCTCACAGAAGTAAAAAGTAAAGCGGCCTTGGTGGCGACAGATCGGACCGGAAGCATCACTCTGCAGCGGCTGCTCCCGCTGTCCAGCCCCCAGCAGGTCGGGGAGGTGCTGGCTGAACTGGGTGGAGAATCGGGCTCAGAGTTTAAGGCGGTTTCTTGTGACCGGTGTGGAGGCCATGTCGTGGAGAGTGCAGTCAGACAGATGTCCAGGTGGATGGGTAAGTTCACACGAGTGTAAGTTTGCGTTACAAGTGAAATATCAGCTCAgcttcagtttagttttatttacacagctgtAAATTACAACATCAGTAACTTCAAAgtgatttatattgtaaggtaaagacgtacaataatacagagaaaccccatcaatcagatgaccccctatgagtgagcacttggcgacagtgggaaggaaaaaatcctttttaaaggaaaaaaaacctccaggctcagggagggtcgGCCATTTCCAATGATCAGTTGGGAGTGAGGCGAGGGAGAACTGTGGAAGCTGGAAGAAGGATAAGAGTGATAAGAAGGGAAAACATTCCCGTCTTCTACTGTGACAGAACAGCTGCTGGTGAGAAAATCACACCAACCTAACTCCTGGTGGGACTCTGTCCTTTTTAGAGCCCTCACAGAAGGAATCGTCTCCGCccacagaggaggagggagaagaAAGCTGTGGCCTGTTGGAGGCTCAGGTGTTGTCTTTCAGTCAGGTGGTGAGGGACAACACTGCCGAGTTCATCAGACATGTTCACGGCTCACACGTGGTCCGCACGCTTTTACACGTGCTGGGAGGCTGCCTCGGACCACCTCGCACCGAAACCCGTCCAGGTaaatgcacgcacacactcacgcttgtatgaaaaaatgaagatttTTAGTGGATTCTTTTTcccatttaattaattaaacaaaacacTCAGAGTACAACTATCCCTGAAGGTTATAGTTGTAGGCGTtgtattgaaaaaataaaaagtgtgttgctctgctctctctctgctcgTTCATGTCATATATTACACTTGATTTGGTttcttgaaatatttttttcaaggtcaactttgatCTTGGGTGCAAACAATGAAGGTCTGGATCAAATCCTTAGCCAACCTAGGTGCTCACGTCCCCTCATTGCTGTCAAGTTCCATAAAAAATTGTGGGTAATATAAAATCCTTACTGCTTTTCACACTTGgtgtgaccttgaccttgagctGATTTTCACAAAATTGAATCAGCTCGAGCTGTTATTGGTACCTACCATCACACAAACTTGGGAGGACACAAACTTCAATACAAAAGCGGTAAATTTAGGTCAAAGTAATGAGTGATATCACAAACTAACCCCCTCCTATCATCAGTTTAAATTTGCTTTTTACATAAATACAGTTATATGCATATGGAACTGTGCATACTTACTGCAGCCCACCCGCAGTACATTCACGGCCTATCATGGGGCTCCAGCCCTCACTTTGGGAATCCCTGTACTAAAATGTGCTGCAACAGAGAACCGTGTTTGGTTGTTAGACCTCCAACAATGAGAAGCAACTTTATGTTGTTTTCCAGCCAAAGAAGCACTGAGCAGTTTTTGAGTTCCACAGCAGGACGCTCCTGTCTTTTTTTCAGGCCATGTTTAgtgggaaaacaaacaaacaagccaaAAAATATAACGGCTTATGAGAATCCCTGAAAACTCCTGCATGTGCTCAACTGTGATTGGTTAGACTCTGAGATAAAATGGACTAAACTAAccgagcactcaaagcactttttatTATGTACAAGCGCTTTTTTCTGTGCCTAAACACCTTGTGttaatattcacacacacactcacagtcacCCTCTGGTCTGACTTCTAGATCATAATGATCATAATTTAGAATCGGGACTTCATGTTTAAGGTGTTCACATATGTCCTGCCAAAGGCCTGTTTTTCCCATAGATTCTATAGAAACAGTCTTTTTGTAACCTGGGTACCCCTGTTAGCCAATAAAAGAATGGAGACTGAAAGCACTTAGCTGTTGGTAGGATTGTGTTTTCAGGCCTGGAAGCTACATCCATTATTTCACCCATAGATGAGGAGAATAAGCCGGCGTCCGTTTTTTTTGTGATCTTTATGTTTTGTCCAATTAGCAGCACATAAAGTATGCTGAGTTAACCTCTAGATGTTCCACTTTGCAAGATACCCATGCAGGCACAGGCTGTTATCACTGTAATACGCTGACACCAAAGAACACGTGAAATACGATTATTCTCTGCCAGGTTCTGTAGCGATGCAGCTTGCTTTATTTGTTAGCTTTGAAGATAATGAGATCCCCAGGAAGCACAAGTCAAACAAAATCTAAATACACATGCATAATGCGTGTATGTTAAGAGCTGACTGAGTTATGACTCAGAGAAAAAGTGCAAATTATGATACAAATTGCAGCAATTGGCTGAGAAGGCATGTAGAGTAGCTTAATTGGCAACACTGGCACTAGCTGACATTTGCTATACAGAGAAAGAGCTTTCGGTTCACCCTACGAAAAAAAGCAATTTCTCCCATTTGGCCCGATGTCTCACCtcagtttctttttctgcaAGATataacagaagaaaaataaagcttTTGATCTGCTGGCTTTGTCAGTGCGCTTTTCTTTTGAGACTACGTCAGGACCTTTATGCCAAGAGgtatattcttcttcttcttcttcgtgttttctctgttcatattcttgtttttaaccAGGAGGAAAAGAGCGGAGCATCCCCCCTCAGCTGACAGACTTTGAGATTCCCACTTCCTTCTGGTACGAGCTGAAAGATCTTACAGAGACCTTGATGGAAAACATTAATTGTAAGTCATCTTTCATAAAATAATTGGGggttttattattatgttgGAATTTAACTGTTGTTGTATGATAGATGTTTTAAGTaggtcattaaaaaaagaaagcagcagTGTTGCCTCCCTCTTCCTGTGCTCTCCTGACTCTTGTAACATTTTTCTGGGAATCTGAAAACCATAGAAGCTGTTTTTGAATGCAGGCGAGGATTTGGAGTAAAGTCAAAGGGGAATCGCCTAAAGGCAGAGTCTTGAACAGAACGCTGACCAGCTTGTGTTTAGAATTTATGTGCTCAATTCAAATTCTTGCAGTCGTAatatcaaaacaaaatgaaatggacAGTAAATAAAGTGAGGGCAAATGCACACGCTGCAGAGAAGCCTAAGTGGCTTTTAGTAGAGCTCTGTGTCAGAAAGAAATGCTGTTTAGTCCACAGTTTTTCCATTAGTTAAcgtgcaaacacacacgcacacacacacacacagtctctgaTTTAAACTATAGGCTTTAAACTATAAGCCATTAATCTGACAGAGCAATGGTGGAATCTGGCACAGCAGATGCAGTTTTGCAGGCATTGTAacataaattgaattaaaatgagATATTAAATGCGGTATGGCTCCAATGCACTTTCAGTTTTCTGCGTttggtgatttattttttttttttttatgtcattgtGACTTGAgtgatcagattttttttatttttctataatTTGTGGGCACAGAATTGCAGTCAAAAGTTTGAACACATATTCAAgagtttctgtcatttatttcaCAATTTTCTGTCATTTGGCAAAAAACCCAAAGGTGGGTAATTAAACATAACATGTATGGAATTGTGTAGTAAACATTATGTGTAACTTCCTTTAGACTTCAGCATTTCCCTTTAAATGTATTTCCTATGTTCCAGCCGTCATACCAGGCTAACAAATATAGCTGGTGTCAACAAATACAACATCTCTAATGgctaaacaataaaaacaaaaactatagCTCAGTGCAAAATGACATTTATGTATCTCCCGAAAATCTGGGAAGGGTTATAAGGCCATTTCCAAGCAATTTGGAGTCCATCACTCTGCAGGGAggattattcacaagtggaaaacattcaaggcAGGCTTCCCAGGAGAGGAtttcccagcaaattcaccccaagttTAGACTGCAATGCTCAGAGGAACTgcgaaacaaacaaaactaacaacaaaacccaagagctacatttcAGACACGACGGGCTACAGTTAAGATGTTAAATGTTAACATTCATGAGTGCACAGGTAGAAATAGACTGAACAAGTAcggcttgtttggaaggattGCCAAGACACAAAGCCTGTTCTCTCTAGAAAGAACAGGAGGTGCCCACCaggagtgtttttttcttttctttttttaggaaGCTGAAACTGCAGcctgcagctttttaaaaaaaattctgcagTTCTTCAAATGACCACTTGAGGCTGTACCCAGCTGTGATTTCAATCCATCCTTTCTTTTCCGTTAAGAGGATGATTGCTTAATGGCTGCGATTAAATAAACCCTCCTGCATTAATTAAATTAGTCTGGtacaaaaagcagttttattttctaattCTTCTCCTTCATAACTGTATGGAATTAGGTTTAttcttattcattcatttaccCATTGggattttttaaaggaaaattatGAAAAAACTTCAGATGAGTGCTTGCTTCCAAATTTTTTTGACTGGTactatttctttaaaaatgtggcCTCGATCACATTTTGCAGTTGTAGTGAAAGAAGAGTGTTTCAGTCTTATGATGCTCTCTCCTCTGGGTGGCCCTACTTGTGGAAATGCTgttgaaaaatgctgcaaacatCCAACAGTGaatattgtgtattttgttaaGGCCGTTAGTACATAACACCTGCTTGTGTATGCAGTTTTACTCTTGTACTGCTGGTGGCAGTCATGCCCTTGCAAAGACAGGGCAGACTACTACGGAGTATTAAAGTATTTACTCCCTGTATACACacagtgtgtttcagtgtgGAAGCATCTCTTGTTTAGTTCATGACAGGGCACCTTTGTACTGGCAGGAAGTTTGAAACGGTGCTTCTTCTCTTTGTAGTAAGTGTCACTGACGCTGTTGCCAGCGCAGTGTTCCAGACCATGCTGACTGTGTGTCACAGAAAACGGCCCAAACTCTGCAAACAGCTCCTCCGGCGCATCATGGAATACCTGACGAGTCGCAGCGCTGCTCCTGGAGTTAGGTAAGAGGCAAAAGTTTGCGTTTGTGAACCACTGAGTGTTTTTAAGAATATTGCgttgtgtgatttttatttatttccccgtAGTCCGCTTTTAGTCTTCCTGAAGGACCAGGCCTCCAGTCACCTCATAGAGACGATCATACAGCTGTCCCACAAGCCACTTCTCCGCGGGCTCTACAAGAACCATCTCAAGGGTCAGCTGGTCGACCTCGCCCTCCATCCCATTGCCAACTTTCCCATCCAGAGGCTAACAGCAGCGTCTGCCAAATACAAACTGGTAGGTCGCACCTTGTGATTGGAAACATGGGAGGGGTGATTTGCTGGAAATTTTCTAACCGGCTTCCTGGTGTTGTTCCTTCTTCCACAGTTCCTGAGAATATTTGACGAGCTGGTGCAGGGAGTGGAGGCCATCTTGGCCGCGGGTCACATGGGTGTGATAGTTCAGCTGGCAGAGAGCTGCGCAGAAAGTGAAGAGAGGCAGGATGAGATGATGCAATGCCTCCTCAATGTAAGCTTAAAAGAAGGTTTGTTGTCGAAATGCAGGCCCACATGGGCCCTGAGTGATTAGAACAACCTTCTTTTCATTTATCCCTGTGTTATGATTGGTGTTGATGGAGCATAACAACTACTTCATATTTGATTTGTGGATAATGGAAACCCTGTCGATGTGTTGCCTCCCAGGCTTTCCACTGCGCTGAGCCTGGCTCTAGACACGTCGCCTGCCTCCCTCTCTTCATGTCTCTGCTCACCTATGAGGTGTACTACCACTCTGACACCGCAGAGGGCAACATAAGCACGGAGGTAAACAGCTGGAAGGAAGAACATTTGCAGTTTGATTGTAATTGTAGTCTTGGTGTTTCCGCTGGTC harbors:
- the nop9 gene encoding nucleolar protein 9 isoform X3, producing MEEERGRGEKVKKERRVREKVARSAWTPSVWAISAVSEKGSVKALKMMRRELSSLFILTPSSTEMFVENVLTEVKSKAALVATDRTGSITLQRLLPLSSPQQVGEVLAELGGESGSEFKAVSCDRCGGHVVESAVRQMSRWMEPSQKESSPPTEEEGEESCGLLEAQVLSFSQVVRDNTAEFIRHVHGSHVVRTLLHVLGGCLGPPRTETRPGGKERSIPPQLTDFEIPTSFWYELKDLTETLMENINLSVTDAVASAVFQTMLTVCHRKRPKLCKQLLRRIMEYLTSRSAAPGVSPLLVFLKDQASSHLIETIIQLSHKPLLRGLYKNHLKGQLVDLALHPIANFPIQRLTAASAKYKLFLRIFDELVQGVEAILAAGHMGVIVQLAESCAESEERQDEMMQCLLNAFHCAEPGSRHVACLPLFMSLLTYEVYYHSDTAEGNISTEIPLTSICYHGSRLVQALAKFKERSLLLSSLRTLSPSDLLSMATDPAGSHVLQALITTSSDKGRGKILKRLEGQYVQMACSRLGSRVLEAVWNSSSVGQRQSIAQELVPSESQLRSDQFARHVWAKFALSHFAHRRAHWQEIQTGESKKRKLFSDILE
- the nop9 gene encoding nucleolar protein 9 isoform X4, with product MFVENVLTEVKSKAALVATDRTGSITLQRLLPLSSPQQVGEVLAELGGESGSEFKAVSCDRCGGHVVESAVRQMSRWMEPSQKESSPPTEEEGEESCGLLEAQVLSFSQVVRDNTAEFIRHVHGSHVVRTLLHVLGGCLGPPRTETRPGGKERSIPPQLTDFEIPTSFWYELKDLTETLMENINLSVTDAVASAVFQTMLTVCHRKRPKLCKQLLRRIMEYLTSRSAAPGVSPLLVFLKDQASSHLIETIIQLSHKPLLRGLYKNHLKGQLVDLALHPIANFPIQRLTAASAKYKLFLRIFDELVQGVEAILAAGHMGVIVQLAESCAESEERQDEMMQCLLNAFHCAEPGSRHVACLPLFMSLLTYEVYYHSDTAEGNISTEIPLTSICYHGSRLVQALAKFKERSLLLSSLRTLSPSDLLSMATDPAGSHVLQALITTSSDKGRGKILKRLEGQYVQMACSRLGSRVLEAVWNSSSVGQRQSIAQELVPSESQLRSDQFARHVWAKFALSHFAHRRAHWQEIQTGESKKRKLFSDILE
- the nop9 gene encoding nucleolar protein 9 isoform X2; its protein translation is MLSKAEEKKPQKGGGKKRRHPGEDGGGERKRRESQKGEKGQGEGGKKRLDALSVGYFRRVGERLSEGFEDDEEREMFVENVLTEVKSKAALVATDRTGSITLQRLLPLSSPQQVGEVLAELGGESGSEFKAVSCDRCGGHVVESAVRQMSRWMEPSQKESSPPTEEEGEESCGLLEAQVLSFSQVVRDNTAEFIRHVHGSHVVRTLLHVLGGCLGPPRTETRPGGKERSIPPQLTDFEIPTSFWYELKDLTETLMENINLSVTDAVASAVFQTMLTVCHRKRPKLCKQLLRRIMEYLTSRSAAPGVSPLLVFLKDQASSHLIETIIQLSHKPLLRGLYKNHLKGQLVDLALHPIANFPIQRLTAASAKYKLFLRIFDELVQGVEAILAAGHMGVIVQLAESCAESEERQDEMMQCLLNAFHCAEPGSRHVACLPLFMSLLTYEVYYHSDTAEGNISTEIPLTSICYHGSRLVQALAKFKERSLLLSSLRTLSPSDLLSMATDPAGSHVLQALITTSSDKGRGKILKRLEGQYVQMACSRLGSRVLEAVWNSSSVGQRQSIAQELVPSESQLRSDQFARHVWAKFALSHFAHRRAHWQEIQTGESKKRKLFSDILE
- the nop9 gene encoding nucleolar protein 9 isoform X1, which codes for MVQDMLSKAEEKKPQKGGGKKRRHPGEDGGGERKRRESQKGEKGQGEGGKKRLDALSVGYFRRVGERLSEGFEDDEEREMFVENVLTEVKSKAALVATDRTGSITLQRLLPLSSPQQVGEVLAELGGESGSEFKAVSCDRCGGHVVESAVRQMSRWMEPSQKESSPPTEEEGEESCGLLEAQVLSFSQVVRDNTAEFIRHVHGSHVVRTLLHVLGGCLGPPRTETRPGGKERSIPPQLTDFEIPTSFWYELKDLTETLMENINLSVTDAVASAVFQTMLTVCHRKRPKLCKQLLRRIMEYLTSRSAAPGVSPLLVFLKDQASSHLIETIIQLSHKPLLRGLYKNHLKGQLVDLALHPIANFPIQRLTAASAKYKLFLRIFDELVQGVEAILAAGHMGVIVQLAESCAESEERQDEMMQCLLNAFHCAEPGSRHVACLPLFMSLLTYEVYYHSDTAEGNISTEIPLTSICYHGSRLVQALAKFKERSLLLSSLRTLSPSDLLSMATDPAGSHVLQALITTSSDKGRGKILKRLEGQYVQMACSRLGSRVLEAVWNSSSVGQRQSIAQELVPSESQLRSDQFARHVWAKFALSHFAHRRAHWQEIQTGESKKRKLFSDILE